The following are from one region of the Takifugu rubripes chromosome 16, fTakRub1.2, whole genome shotgun sequence genome:
- the sytl3 gene encoding synaptotagmin-like protein 3 produces MSASDCSLKMDLGLLQSQERERVLEVLRRDKQLRTIEENRIRRMKHELQELRRRGAKSYTRQYGERTCARCQRPLGKFWNSGAVCFGCSHRICSRCRVGVGTEDWRCTVCHACREVKFRSGDWFIEMRANKFPVTADKYETTGEKLLQAYSIHSSHISVIPPTPPPHMDQQFLSRLGDFKDSKPFTKSVEDLMVSFTSQIKKISTSQNDVRGDLLSVNSNRRRSHFQYSTQKSLSDTEINKSGHLYHGPSLPNLFKKDSDQEESSTGAEEETSFGSDYSIGKRGSNSSNSTDCGVFESVSVTGELELSLSYNAKNSCLEVTVGAGRNLSYGDPKKKKCHPYVKLCVLPEKSSKLKTAVKKNTTDPIFNEVLKYRIERHLLLGKRLQASVWHSRTLKRKSFLGEVLIPLDGWRFEDKAFQCSNWYPLSLKCPEGSALELD; encoded by the exons gttctcagaaggGACAAGCAGCTGCGCACCATAGAGGAGAACAGGATAAG GAGGATGAAGCATGAACTCCAGGAGCTGCGAAGGAGAGGCGCAAAGAGCTACACCCGCCAGTACGGCGAGCGGACGTGTGCCCGCTGCCAGAGGCCACTGGGAAAGTTCTGGAACTCGGGTGCCGTGTGCTTCGGATGCAGCCACAGGATCTGCAGCAGGTGCCGCGTGGGCGTGGGAACGGAGGACTGGAGGTGCACGGTCTGCCACGCCTGCAG agAAGTGAAGTTCAGATCAGGAGACTGGTTCATAGAGATGAGGGCAAACAAATTTCCAGTCACCGCAG ACAAATACGAGACCACTGGAGAGAAGCTGTTACAGGCGTACAGCATCCACAG CAGCCACATATCAGTCATACCTCCTACTCCTCCACCTCACATGGATCAGCAGTTCCTGAGCAGACTGGGG GATTTTAAAGACTCGAAGCCTTTCACCAAGTCTGTTGAGGATCTGATGGTGTCCTTCACAAGTCAAATTAAAA AGATTTCCACCTCACAAAACGACGTGAGAGGAGATCTGCTGAGTGTCAACAGCAACCGGAGACGGTCCCACTTTCAGTACAGCACACAGAAGAGCCTGTCTGACACCGAAATCAACAAATCCGGCCAC CTCTACCATGGTCCCAGTTTACCAAACCTGTTCAAAAAAGACAGTGACCAGGAAGAGTCTTCCACTGGGGCAGAAGAAGAGACCTCCTTTGGTTCTGATTATTCAATAGGGAAGAGG ggcagcaacagcagcaacagcacagACTGCGGTGTGTTTGAGAGCGTCAGTGTGACGGGAGAGCTGGAACTTTCCCTCAGCTACAACGCCAAGAATTCCTGTCTGGAGGTCACGGTGGGCGCCGGCAGAAATCTCAGCTATGGAGAccccaagaagaagaagtgtCACCC ATACGTCAAACTGTGCGTGCttccagagaagagcagcaaacTGAAGACGGCCGTAAAGAAAAACACCACAGATCCCATTTTCAATGAGGTTTTAAAG TATCGCATAGAGCGCCACCTGCTGCTTGGGAAACGACTCCAGGCCTCCGTGTGGCATTCAAGGACCCTGAAACGGAAATCCTTCCTCGGTGAGGTCCTCATCCCCCTGGACGGCTGGAGGTTCGAGGACAAGGCTTTCCAGTGCTCCAACTGGTATCCGCTCAGTCTGAAG TGTCCTGAAGGTAGCGCTCTGGAGCTGGACTGA